One window of the Shewanella khirikhana genome contains the following:
- a CDS encoding winged helix-turn-helix domain-containing protein: MTDTIFFFGEWQVSPQSNRLSRGSISRQLEPKAMEVLLYLCHRPGEVVSSDDLLDACWPGLETGDNPLHKTIAQLRRALDDSATAPQFIETIRRRGYRTLAQVSFPSGDEQSVDEVVWQSGSPFPGLRPFSAKDAGVFFGRREQINGVLENIHRQVRSGRGLCLLLGPSGSGKTSLIHAGILPNLSTPQGVNGIGLVSSAAMDMADVAPGALRLELASAMLDWESGDKPVFDGDSADTLAAKLAEGGATIALTLQSALPSGRWEKPRFALVVDRLEVLLSSPAFDEASRSQFLALLDSLSRSGAVLVLCACRNDFYPQVVSRSVLMAGKGNGAHFDLEPPSRQALLQMIRLPAAAAGLGWEFDNDSALGLDEILCREAAASPDALPMLQYLLQALYLARGDDNQLKLEVYQRLGGIEGAIGRAADEAIADLSASTREALPGVLARLVTLKEDELSVTSRSARYSELATDAERKLVQALVDSRLFVSHLDGAEPSFSVAHEALLRRWRRAASWIEEHRRLLALKARVFHQALRWQRSGRERDYLLGPGKPVLEARQLLADNQLILDEQSLDYIQASLARDVRRGWIKRGTVALLTLLTFVSVVMGIKSMQAERQATERRLAAEDLLGFMVGQFADRLRSIGRMDLLDGVSNKALDYFSAPDAGLSEAALFRHGQTLEAMGEVAYSRGKPDEAKAALLAARNKLLPLQGKDVPQLELLKTLGANAFWLGQLEYDKSDWAAANPWLQAYLDHSLAMLALAPDNSDALLELSYAENSLGSLAMKLQDYATAQQRFESSLILKQKLLADTPDDGQLIADLADTESWLASAALAIGDVQKALMLHRDIEAVLGQTKEAYALDRLSHSQVKLARLYEWLGNYSEAREAVLRAQHIRLDALDTDPENQSWHFDFLTLEVHGIELGLKAGSVTELETTWQEMLEDAAALSNDMRQKLEELYTLTAAKRLFAMGEFSGAELMATRAIALLSESVVQASTDFEERARLSEAELIWLRSRAANGVSESPVTVCTTITQRLAEVVTKSKDPVFVRPYVMALECLGDVENARVFKAPLVAQGVIFNSL; the protein is encoded by the coding sequence ATGACAGATACGATTTTTTTCTTCGGCGAATGGCAAGTCTCGCCCCAAAGTAATCGACTGAGTCGCGGCAGTATCAGCCGCCAACTCGAACCCAAGGCCATGGAGGTGCTGCTGTATCTGTGCCATCGTCCGGGGGAGGTGGTCAGCAGTGACGACCTGCTCGATGCCTGCTGGCCGGGGCTGGAAACCGGCGACAACCCGCTGCACAAAACCATCGCCCAGCTGCGCCGCGCATTGGACGACAGTGCCACTGCACCACAATTTATCGAAACCATTCGCCGCCGCGGCTACCGTACCCTGGCCCAGGTCAGCTTTCCCTCGGGGGATGAGCAGAGCGTGGATGAGGTGGTGTGGCAGTCCGGCTCGCCTTTTCCGGGGCTGCGCCCCTTCAGCGCCAAAGATGCCGGGGTCTTCTTTGGTCGCCGTGAACAAATCAATGGCGTCCTTGAAAATATCCATCGGCAGGTACGCAGCGGCCGTGGCCTGTGTTTACTGCTTGGCCCCAGTGGCAGCGGCAAAACCTCGTTAATCCACGCCGGTATTCTGCCTAACCTCAGTACCCCGCAAGGCGTAAATGGTATCGGGCTGGTGTCCAGCGCCGCCATGGATATGGCCGATGTCGCCCCCGGTGCTTTGCGGCTGGAGCTGGCGTCGGCCATGCTCGATTGGGAGAGCGGCGATAAACCCGTATTCGATGGCGACAGCGCCGACACCCTGGCGGCCAAGCTTGCCGAGGGCGGCGCCACAATCGCTCTGACCTTGCAATCGGCGCTGCCAAGCGGCCGTTGGGAAAAGCCCCGTTTTGCGCTGGTGGTCGATAGGCTCGAAGTGCTGTTGTCGTCCCCGGCCTTCGATGAAGCCAGCCGCAGCCAGTTTTTGGCACTGCTCGATAGCCTGTCCCGCAGCGGTGCGGTACTGGTGCTGTGCGCCTGTCGTAACGACTTCTATCCCCAGGTGGTCAGCCGCAGCGTGCTGATGGCCGGCAAGGGCAATGGTGCCCACTTCGACCTTGAGCCCCCAAGCCGCCAGGCGTTGCTGCAAATGATCCGTCTGCCGGCTGCCGCAGCCGGTCTTGGTTGGGAGTTCGACAACGACAGTGCCCTCGGCCTCGATGAAATTCTCTGCCGTGAAGCGGCCGCCAGCCCAGATGCGCTGCCCATGTTGCAATACCTGCTGCAGGCGCTTTACCTTGCCCGTGGCGATGACAATCAGCTCAAACTCGAAGTGTATCAACGTCTTGGTGGCATTGAAGGTGCCATTGGCCGCGCAGCCGATGAGGCCATCGCCGACCTCAGCGCTTCGACCCGCGAGGCGCTGCCCGGGGTGCTGGCACGGCTGGTCACCCTCAAGGAAGATGAACTCTCGGTTACCAGCCGCAGTGCCCGTTACAGCGAGCTTGCAACCGATGCCGAGCGCAAACTGGTGCAGGCACTGGTGGACAGCCGCCTGTTTGTTTCCCACCTTGATGGCGCCGAGCCCAGCTTCAGCGTCGCACACGAAGCCCTGCTGCGGCGCTGGCGCCGCGCCGCCAGTTGGATTGAAGAACACCGCCGCTTGCTGGCGCTCAAAGCCCGGGTATTCCATCAGGCGCTGCGCTGGCAGCGCTCGGGCCGTGAGCGGGATTATCTGCTCGGGCCGGGCAAGCCCGTGCTGGAGGCGCGCCAGTTGCTGGCCGATAACCAGCTGATATTGGACGAACAAAGCCTTGATTATATTCAGGCCTCGCTGGCGCGGGATGTGCGCCGGGGCTGGATAAAGCGCGGCACTGTGGCGCTGCTGACTTTACTTACCTTTGTCTCTGTGGTGATGGGAATTAAAAGCATGCAGGCCGAGCGGCAGGCCACCGAGCGGCGTCTTGCGGCCGAAGACTTGCTGGGTTTTATGGTGGGTCAGTTTGCCGACCGGCTGCGCAGCATTGGCCGTATGGATTTGCTCGACGGGGTCAGCAACAAGGCGCTGGATTACTTCAGCGCCCCGGACGCAGGGCTCTCGGAGGCCGCCCTGTTTCGCCACGGACAAACCCTGGAAGCCATGGGCGAAGTGGCCTACAGCCGTGGTAAGCCCGACGAGGCCAAAGCCGCATTGCTCGCGGCCCGCAACAAGCTGTTGCCCCTGCAGGGCAAAGATGTGCCGCAGCTTGAGCTGCTGAAAACCCTCGGCGCCAACGCCTTCTGGCTTGGACAACTCGAATATGACAAGAGCGACTGGGCTGCTGCGAATCCATGGCTACAGGCCTACTTAGATCACAGCCTGGCCATGTTGGCACTTGCGCCAGATAATTCAGATGCCTTGCTGGAACTCTCTTACGCGGAAAACTCCCTCGGCAGTCTCGCGATGAAGCTCCAGGACTACGCCACTGCCCAGCAACGATTTGAGTCATCACTGATTTTGAAGCAAAAGTTACTTGCTGATACACCTGATGACGGTCAATTGATTGCCGATCTTGCTGATACTGAGTCCTGGCTTGCCAGTGCGGCATTGGCGATTGGTGATGTTCAAAAAGCGCTGATGCTTCATCGAGACATCGAAGCTGTACTGGGTCAAACCAAAGAAGCTTATGCCTTGGATCGATTATCACATAGCCAGGTTAAGCTGGCTCGACTCTATGAATGGTTGGGTAATTATTCAGAGGCACGAGAGGCGGTATTGCGCGCGCAGCATATCCGTCTTGATGCATTAGATACAGATCCTGAAAACCAATCATGGCACTTTGATTTCCTGACCCTTGAGGTACATGGTATTGAACTTGGTTTGAAGGCGGGCTCTGTTACTGAACTGGAGACAACTTGGCAAGAAATGCTGGAGGATGCTGCGGCACTTTCAAATGACATGCGGCAAAAATTGGAAGAGCTATACACACTGACTGCCGCCAAGCGGTTGTTCGCTATGGGTGAGTTTTCAGGTGCCGAACTTATGGCAACTAGGGCAATAGCATTGCTTTCGGAATCGGTGGTGCAAGCTTCCACGGACTTTGAGGAAAGGGCACGCCTGTCCGAAGCAGAGTTGATCTGGCTGCGAAGCCGTGCTGCAAATGGAGTGTCAGAGTCTCCTGTAACTGTATGTACCACCATTACGCAGCGTCTAGCAGAAGTCGTCACTAAGTCGAAGGATCCGGTATTTGTCCGTCCCTATGTGATGGCGCTGGAGTGCCTTGGGGACGTTGAAAATGCACGTGTGTTCAAAGCACCCCTTGTTGCACAAGGGGTGATATTTAACTCTTTATAA
- a CDS encoding DP-EP family protein has protein sequence MSVQTIQVTVSLDANNNPVFNYVPEGDVVVTEAGTQIIYSLEDKTEKGLSFAGAAFLTPFDRVIDAVEILNETTLALYDTDAIVGKTGFRLVLNIAGSTLQLCSPDPQIINKDVK, from the coding sequence ATGTCAGTTCAAACTATTCAGGTCACAGTATCTTTGGATGCCAATAATAATCCGGTTTTCAATTATGTTCCCGAAGGTGATGTTGTTGTAACAGAAGCAGGTACTCAGATTATTTACTCGCTGGAAGATAAAACCGAAAAAGGCCTGAGCTTTGCCGGTGCAGCCTTTTTAACCCCGTTTGACCGAGTCATTGATGCAGTAGAGATTCTCAATGAAACAACTTTAGCGTTATATGACACTGATGCCATTGTCGGTAAGACAGGATTCAGGTTAGTACTCAATATTGCTGGTAGTACGCTACAGCTCTGCAGCCCTGACCCACAGATTATCAATAAAGATGTAAAGTAA
- a CDS encoding GGDEF domain-containing protein — MYAIRESYCDFEAVAEVIQCLHQPMVLADGNGKVLCVNQAAASLLGDEPETFVGEHWPSWLESGYQAQYQELFEFTLGEHRAVQHAAREMQLRRVDGALLSVKLTLSFVQGLLPLFMVGIEDLSQHKAEIRRLKSLAATDCLTGLANRRTLMETLEKQWQLCVARRHPVSVVIVDVDFFKQFNDLYGHLKGDECLKLIAAALASALPSPQCLAARFGGEEFVLLLPGFNAAMAELIAQQVSEAIAAIDITAMGLPAGALLTVSQGIASETCGQFRTADAMLLGADTALYRAKREGRNKIILSD, encoded by the coding sequence ATGTACGCCATCCGTGAAAGTTACTGCGATTTTGAAGCCGTTGCCGAAGTTATCCAGTGTTTGCATCAGCCGATGGTGCTGGCCGATGGCAATGGCAAGGTGCTGTGTGTCAATCAGGCGGCGGCGAGCCTGCTTGGTGATGAGCCGGAAACCTTTGTGGGCGAGCATTGGCCCAGTTGGTTGGAAAGCGGCTATCAGGCGCAGTATCAGGAATTGTTTGAATTTACCCTGGGCGAGCACCGCGCCGTGCAGCACGCTGCCAGGGAAATGCAGCTCAGGCGGGTGGATGGCGCGCTGTTATCGGTGAAGCTGACACTCTCGTTTGTGCAGGGCTTGCTGCCACTGTTTATGGTGGGGATTGAAGATCTGTCGCAGCACAAGGCTGAAATTCGCCGCCTTAAATCGCTGGCGGCAACCGATTGTTTAACCGGTCTTGCCAATCGTCGCACCCTGATGGAAACCCTGGAAAAGCAGTGGCAGCTGTGCGTTGCCCGCCGGCATCCGGTGAGTGTGGTGATTGTGGATGTGGACTTTTTTAAGCAATTCAACGATCTTTACGGTCATCTGAAGGGTGATGAATGCTTAAAGCTGATTGCGGCTGCGCTGGCATCGGCTTTACCATCTCCTCAGTGTCTGGCGGCACGGTTTGGCGGTGAGGAGTTTGTGCTGTTGCTGCCTGGCTTTAACGCTGCCATGGCCGAGTTGATTGCACAGCAGGTGTCGGAGGCTATTGCAGCCATTGATATTACTGCCATGGGCTTGCCCGCCGGGGCGCTGCTGACCGTGAGTCAGGGCATTGCCAGCGAAACCTGCGGCCAGTTCCGAACTGCCGATGCCATGTTACTGGGCGCCGATACGGCGCTGTACCGGGCTAAGCGGGAAGGAAGAAACAAAATCATTTTGTCGGACTGA
- a CDS encoding metal-dependent hydrolase family protein, producing the protein MHNTRPHASRQRLSLLGLSLITALSPLPALAATYLSADALLDVKTGKLMPNPVLKIEDGRILELGTQGKLAVPEGSELIELKGKTLLPGLMDMHVHLGSDAEDNFLESMNYSVPRQTVKAVKNAKKTLEAGFTTVRDLGDSGYSVIAVRDGINAGEISGPRIWSAGHALSITGGHCDDNFSAPEMHSVAGGVADGPWAVRAKARENIKYGANTLKICATGGVFSKGTKVGVQQYTEDELRAAAEEAHQRGMIIAAHAHGTSGIKAAIRAGIDSIEHCSFLDDEAIKLALKNGTYLSCDIYNTEYTLAFGAANGVPEENINKEKQVSKAQRESFRKATKAGARMVFGSDAAIYPHGDNGKQFATMVEFGMTPLQAIQAATLTSAALLKQPDLGELKPGYLADIIAVDGNPLDNIRLLENVSFVMKGGAVFKN; encoded by the coding sequence ATGCACAACACTCGTCCCCATGCGTCCAGGCAGCGTTTATCCCTGCTCGGTCTGTCGTTAATCACGGCACTGTCCCCCCTGCCAGCCCTTGCAGCCACTTATCTGAGCGCCGATGCGCTGCTGGATGTCAAAACCGGCAAACTGATGCCAAATCCCGTGCTGAAAATTGAAGATGGCCGTATCCTCGAGCTTGGCACTCAGGGCAAGCTTGCCGTGCCGGAAGGCAGCGAGCTGATTGAACTTAAAGGTAAAACCCTGTTACCGGGGCTGATGGACATGCACGTGCACCTTGGCAGCGATGCCGAAGACAACTTCCTCGAGTCAATGAACTACTCGGTGCCACGGCAAACGGTCAAGGCGGTAAAAAACGCCAAAAAGACCCTCGAAGCGGGCTTTACCACGGTGCGGGATTTGGGGGATTCAGGCTACAGCGTGATTGCGGTGCGCGATGGCATTAACGCCGGTGAAATCTCCGGCCCGCGCATCTGGAGTGCAGGCCACGCGCTGTCGATTACCGGCGGCCACTGCGACGATAACTTCAGCGCCCCCGAAATGCACTCAGTGGCGGGCGGCGTGGCCGATGGCCCCTGGGCGGTGCGCGCCAAGGCGCGGGAAAATATCAAATACGGCGCCAACACCTTAAAGATTTGCGCCACCGGCGGCGTGTTCTCCAAGGGCACCAAGGTGGGCGTGCAGCAGTACACCGAGGATGAACTCAGGGCCGCCGCCGAAGAAGCCCATCAGCGCGGGATGATCATTGCCGCCCATGCCCACGGCACCAGCGGCATCAAGGCGGCCATTCGCGCCGGTATCGACAGCATTGAGCATTGCAGCTTCCTCGATGATGAGGCCATCAAGCTGGCACTGAAAAACGGCACCTACCTGAGCTGCGATATCTACAACACCGAATACACCCTCGCCTTCGGTGCCGCCAATGGGGTACCCGAAGAGAACATCAACAAAGAGAAACAGGTATCCAAGGCTCAACGAGAGAGTTTCCGCAAGGCCACCAAGGCCGGGGCCCGCATGGTGTTTGGCTCGGATGCCGCCATTTATCCCCATGGCGACAACGGCAAACAGTTTGCCACCATGGTGGAATTCGGCATGACGCCGCTGCAGGCGATTCAGGCGGCAACCCTCACCAGCGCAGCGCTGCTCAAGCAGCCGGACCTTGGTGAACTCAAGCCCGGCTATCTGGCCGATATCATTGCGGTGGATGGCAATCCGCTGGACAACATCCGTCTGCTGGAAAACGTCAGCTTTGTGATGAAAGGCGGCGCTGTGTTCAAGAACTGA
- a CDS encoding histidine phosphatase family protein, whose translation MVSELFILRHGQTEFNAQRRLQGHCNSPLTAQGEAQALAYGNTLKSLAGELNIAELNDFAIVSSPLGRAMQTATIVAGALGREPGAVSADDRVKEAGLGEWEHGHIPDIHAANPGLANKPGWYLDAPGAEPLESIQTRLHDWLKDPATPSKVIVVSHGVTGVVLRALLLGLDNQAMWAQDKPQDAFYYFSQGTLKRIACR comes from the coding sequence ATGGTTTCAGAACTTTTTATCCTTCGTCACGGCCAAACCGAATTTAACGCCCAGCGGCGCTTGCAGGGGCACTGTAACTCGCCCTTAACTGCGCAGGGTGAAGCCCAGGCGCTGGCCTATGGCAATACCTTAAAGAGCCTTGCCGGGGAGTTAAACATCGCCGAACTGAACGACTTTGCCATAGTGTCGAGCCCCCTTGGGCGCGCCATGCAAACTGCCACCATTGTTGCGGGCGCGCTTGGCCGCGAACCAGGCGCTGTGAGCGCCGATGACAGGGTCAAGGAAGCCGGGCTTGGGGAGTGGGAACATGGCCATATTCCCGATATCCACGCCGCCAACCCCGGCCTTGCCAACAAACCGGGCTGGTATCTGGATGCTCCGGGAGCCGAGCCGCTCGAAAGTATTCAGACCAGGCTGCATGACTGGCTCAAGGATCCGGCCACCCCATCCAAAGTGATTGTGGTTTCCCATGGCGTGACCGGCGTGGTGCTGCGCGCTTTGCTGCTGGGGCTGGATAATCAGGCCATGTGGGCTCAGGACAAACCCCAGGACGCCTTTTATTACTTTTCGCAAGGCACCCTCAAGCGCATCGCCTGCCGCTGA